One window from the genome of Rufibacter tibetensis encodes:
- a CDS encoding SusD/RagB family nutrient-binding outer membrane lipoprotein — translation MKKLKYITAGLLSVFMLAFSSCDEFLDVNQNPNSPTEAPIAQVMTNATVNTGFRNGSDLHRFTSLIMQQFSGQNSLGTQTREYERYLIQPSDLNNLYNSFYADALPDLEYIINNSAQSPHYTGIARILKAYTYSQIVDVWGDVPFSEALKGTANVAPKLDDDATIYPELIKMLNAGIADLKQTSSVLSPGNNETIYGGDRTKWEKFANTLKLRLFLKYSEKEPAFAKAQMDALIASGGPFMASNSDNFQMSFVDAQSSQNSIHQFEISRPSTFFPNKFLVDLMNSRNDPRRATYFTPFPYTTNTATANYVGAKAGDDQSIRYSRMHTYLRGNLKTPLTPVASGADAGAIVANAANNAAYTGAAPIRMLTFAEYNFIRAEHALRFGAGVAAAVPFYEAGIRASMADAGVSAAADAYILANPLLTATNPLQRIIQEKYVANYGVALEPWNDWRRTGFPNISPVPTPLANVDYIPRSLYYPEAETNSNPNITQKPDMKVRVFWDTRQ, via the coding sequence ATGAAGAAATTAAAATATATAACAGCTGGACTATTGTCTGTATTCATGCTGGCTTTTAGTTCCTGTGATGAGTTTTTGGATGTAAACCAAAACCCAAACAGCCCAACTGAAGCACCAATTGCGCAGGTAATGACCAATGCTACGGTGAACACAGGATTTAGGAATGGAAGTGATTTACACCGCTTCACTTCCTTGATTATGCAGCAGTTTTCCGGGCAAAATTCACTGGGCACGCAAACTAGAGAGTATGAGCGCTATTTGATTCAGCCATCTGATTTAAATAACCTTTATAATTCTTTTTATGCCGATGCGCTGCCAGATTTGGAGTATATCATAAATAACAGTGCACAAAGTCCGCATTATACGGGCATAGCCAGGATATTGAAGGCTTACACCTATTCACAAATTGTGGATGTATGGGGAGACGTTCCTTTCTCTGAAGCACTTAAAGGAACTGCAAATGTGGCACCCAAGCTAGATGATGATGCTACTATCTACCCCGAGCTAATTAAAATGCTGAATGCGGGCATTGCTGATCTTAAGCAAACTTCTTCTGTTTTATCGCCAGGCAACAATGAAACCATCTATGGTGGTGACAGGACAAAGTGGGAAAAATTTGCTAATACTTTAAAGCTCAGGTTGTTTTTGAAGTATAGTGAAAAAGAGCCAGCTTTCGCTAAAGCGCAAATGGATGCTTTGATTGCTAGCGGTGGCCCATTCATGGCTTCAAACAGTGATAATTTCCAAATGTCGTTTGTAGATGCGCAATCATCTCAAAACTCAATTCACCAATTTGAGATTAGCAGACCTAGCACTTTTTTCCCGAATAAGTTTTTAGTGGATCTGATGAACTCAAGAAATGATCCACGTAGAGCCACTTACTTTACGCCATTCCCATACACTACCAATACTGCAACTGCTAATTATGTAGGTGCAAAAGCCGGTGATGACCAATCTATCAGGTACTCTAGAATGCATACATACCTTCGTGGCAACTTAAAAACACCTCTTACTCCTGTTGCGTCAGGTGCAGATGCTGGAGCTATTGTTGCAAATGCTGCTAACAATGCCGCCTATACAGGTGCAGCTCCTATTCGTATGCTTACATTTGCTGAGTATAACTTTATAAGAGCAGAGCATGCCTTGCGTTTTGGTGCAGGTGTTGCGGCGGCCGTACCTTTCTATGAGGCAGGTATAAGGGCCTCAATGGCTGATGCTGGAGTTTCTGCTGCTGCAGATGCTTATATCTTAGCTAATCCATTATTAACCGCAACTAACCCATTACAGCGTATCATTCAGGAGAAATATGTAGCCAACTATGGTGTGGCACTTGAGCCTTGGAATGATTGGAGAAGAACTGGTTTCCCAAATATCAGCCCAGTGCCTACTCCTTTGGCTAATGTTGATTATATTCCAAGATCTCTGTACTATCCAGAGGCAGAGACAAACTCTAACCCGAATATAACTCAGAAGCCAGATATGAAAGTGCGTGTGTTCTGGGATACCAGACAATAA
- a CDS encoding response regulator — MEKINRILLIDDDDITNYMNKRVLNKAEIAQQIDVVTDGQAALSYLSGPEHLQAEFPLDLILVDIKMSVMDGFDFLERYQHLAPERKAKKLFALSSSASFYDLHRLKEFPDVDGHLSKPLTQADALHLIKEHFGTSEGSPTNMLDDL, encoded by the coding sequence ATGGAAAAGATTAACCGTATCCTGTTAATTGACGACGACGACATCACAAATTACATGAACAAGCGCGTGCTCAACAAAGCCGAGATTGCGCAGCAGATTGATGTAGTAACCGATGGCCAGGCAGCCTTGTCCTACCTCAGCGGCCCAGAACACCTGCAAGCTGAGTTTCCTTTAGATCTGATTCTGGTGGACATAAAAATGTCAGTAATGGACGGCTTTGACTTCCTAGAACGCTACCAGCACCTGGCCCCGGAGCGGAAAGCGAAGAAGCTTTTTGCGTTGTCTTCTTCGGCCAGCTTCTATGACCTGCACAGGCTCAAAGAATTTCCAGACGTGGACGGCCACTTGTCAAAACCGCTTACCCAAGCTGATGCCCTTCACCTGATCAAAGAACATTTCGGGACATCTGAAGGAAGCCCCACCAATATGCTAGATGATTTATAG
- a CDS encoding WD40/YVTN/BNR-like repeat-containing protein, giving the protein MLRKPLYPLMLMGLLSLPAVAQKNKEKQPAATPAKVRLQGYEQRLQLQKNSIVSNLPFRNVGPTVMSGRVVDVDVNPADPTNFYVAYASGGLWHTTNNGISFEPLFSNETVITIGDISVDWKTNTIWLGTGEANSSRSSYSGVGIYKSTDGGKTWQYKGLPESHHIGRIMQHPTDPNTAWVAVLGHLYSPNPERGVYKTTDGGTTWKHVLKGGDDNTGAVDLVVDPSNPNTLYASMWHRERRAWNFVEGGSTSGVFKSTDGGNTWQRITGGNSGFPATEGIGRIGLSIFPQSPNIIYASVDNQDLRKDVKPAVATGNKLRKEQFKDFTKEDLLKMDDAALNTFLEENNFPRQYTAKSVKEMVSSEKIRPVALSDFLVDANSMMIETPVTGAQVYRSDDAGKTWKKTHEGYIDDLYYTYGYYFGVIRVSPLNANHVYILGVPLLKSEDAGKTWKEIGGDNVHSDHQDLWVSPTRPGHLVNGNDGGINITYDDGKSWFKANTPAVGQFYSVTVDMAQPYNVYGGLQDNGVWGGPSTYQASSGWTDNGRYPYQRLGGGDGMMVQVDYRDNNTVYTGSQYGAYYRLNKATGQRLSIQPKHQLGERPLRFNWESPILLSRHNQDVLYFGSNKFHRSLNKGENMEALSGDLTKGGRKGDVGYGTLTTIEESPKRFGLLYTGSDDGLIHISRDGGYTWTKISDKLPQDMWISSLAASAENEGTVYATLNGYRWDDFTPYLFVSQDYGKSWKQIGKDLPKEPLNVVKEDPKNPNLLYVGSDNGLYVSLDKGQTFQAFGGDVLPSVAVHDLAIHPRENDLVVGTHGRSLYIANVTHLQQLTPAVQQKGIHAFQIVAPQYSERWGQKFGAWNEPVTPTLTVPYYVNAAGTTTVRVKTDKGQVLKELKDQSERGLNYVAYDLTLESANIAAYELALNQGRTGGDPVKVTPSANERLYLRPGKYMVEIETNGNKTSQEFTLKAPERRGRE; this is encoded by the coding sequence ATGCTGATGGGGCTTTTGAGCCTTCCGGCGGTGGCCCAGAAAAACAAAGAAAAACAACCTGCTGCCACCCCCGCTAAAGTTCGGTTACAAGGGTACGAGCAACGGCTGCAACTGCAGAAGAACTCAATTGTAAGCAATCTGCCGTTCCGTAACGTGGGGCCGACGGTGATGAGTGGTCGCGTGGTAGACGTGGACGTAAACCCGGCGGACCCCACTAATTTTTACGTGGCCTACGCTTCCGGCGGATTGTGGCATACCACCAACAACGGTATCTCCTTTGAGCCGCTTTTTAGCAATGAAACCGTGATCACCATTGGAGACATCAGCGTAGACTGGAAAACCAACACCATCTGGCTAGGAACCGGAGAGGCCAACTCCAGCCGCTCTTCCTACTCGGGCGTGGGTATCTACAAAAGCACCGATGGCGGCAAAACCTGGCAGTACAAAGGCTTACCGGAGTCGCACCACATTGGCCGCATCATGCAGCACCCCACAGACCCCAACACGGCCTGGGTTGCAGTGCTGGGCCACTTGTATTCTCCAAACCCGGAGCGCGGCGTCTACAAAACCACCGATGGCGGTACCACTTGGAAGCACGTCCTGAAGGGCGGCGATGATAACACCGGAGCCGTGGATCTGGTGGTAGACCCCTCTAACCCCAATACGTTGTACGCCAGCATGTGGCACCGTGAGCGCCGGGCCTGGAACTTCGTGGAAGGCGGCAGCACCTCGGGTGTGTTCAAGAGCACCGATGGCGGCAATACCTGGCAACGCATCACGGGCGGCAACAGCGGCTTTCCGGCCACCGAAGGGATTGGCCGTATTGGCTTGAGCATTTTTCCGCAGAGCCCCAACATCATATATGCCAGCGTAGATAACCAGGACCTCCGCAAAGATGTGAAACCTGCCGTGGCTACAGGTAACAAACTGCGCAAAGAGCAATTCAAAGACTTCACCAAGGAAGATCTTTTGAAAATGGACGATGCGGCGCTTAACACATTCCTGGAGGAAAATAATTTCCCACGCCAGTACACGGCCAAAAGCGTGAAGGAGATGGTGAGTTCCGAAAAAATCAGGCCGGTGGCCTTATCAGATTTCCTGGTAGATGCCAACTCCATGATGATTGAAACTCCGGTGACCGGTGCCCAGGTGTACCGCTCAGATGACGCCGGAAAAACCTGGAAGAAAACCCACGAGGGCTACATAGATGACCTGTATTATACCTACGGCTATTATTTCGGGGTAATCCGGGTGTCACCGTTGAACGCGAACCATGTGTACATTTTGGGCGTTCCGTTGCTCAAATCTGAAGATGCCGGTAAAACCTGGAAGGAGATTGGAGGTGATAACGTGCACTCAGACCACCAAGATTTGTGGGTAAGCCCTACGCGTCCCGGTCACCTGGTAAACGGCAACGATGGCGGGATCAACATCACCTATGACGATGGCAAATCCTGGTTCAAGGCGAATACCCCGGCGGTAGGGCAGTTCTACTCTGTAACGGTTGACATGGCGCAGCCTTACAACGTGTACGGCGGCTTACAGGACAACGGCGTCTGGGGCGGTCCCAGCACCTACCAGGCTAGTTCCGGGTGGACCGACAATGGTCGTTACCCGTACCAACGCCTAGGCGGTGGTGATGGCATGATGGTGCAGGTAGACTACCGCGACAACAACACCGTGTACACCGGCTCACAATACGGCGCCTATTACCGCCTGAACAAAGCCACTGGGCAGCGTTTGTCTATTCAGCCTAAGCACCAGTTAGGGGAGCGCCCATTGCGCTTCAACTGGGAAAGCCCAATTCTTTTGTCGCGCCATAACCAGGATGTGCTGTATTTCGGGTCAAACAAGTTCCACCGCTCGTTAAACAAAGGTGAGAACATGGAAGCCCTATCTGGTGATTTGACCAAAGGTGGCCGCAAAGGCGATGTAGGCTACGGCACCCTCACTACCATTGAAGAATCACCTAAGAGATTTGGCTTGCTCTACACCGGCTCAGACGATGGCCTCATTCACATAAGCCGTGACGGAGGCTACACTTGGACCAAAATTTCAGATAAGCTTCCGCAAGACATGTGGATCAGTAGCTTGGCTGCTTCAGCGGAGAACGAAGGCACCGTGTATGCTACTTTGAATGGCTACCGTTGGGATGATTTCACGCCTTACCTGTTTGTGTCACAAGACTACGGCAAGAGCTGGAAGCAAATCGGCAAAGATTTGCCAAAAGAGCCGCTAAACGTGGTGAAGGAAGATCCTAAGAACCCGAACCTGCTGTACGTGGGTTCAGACAATGGCCTTTACGTGTCACTAGACAAAGGCCAGACGTTCCAGGCATTTGGTGGGGATGTGCTGCCGTCGGTAGCGGTGCATGACTTGGCCATTCACCCGCGCGAGAATGATCTGGTGGTAGGTACGCACGGCAGATCCCTGTACATCGCTAATGTAACGCATCTGCAGCAACTAACACCAGCCGTTCAGCAGAAAGGAATTCATGCCTTCCAGATTGTTGCGCCGCAATATTCAGAGCGGTGGGGACAGAAGTTTGGCGCTTGGAATGAGCCTGTGACTCCAACATTAACCGTTCCTTATTATGTGAATGCCGCTGGTACCACTACGGTGCGCGTGAAAACCGACAAAGGGCAAGTGCTAAAGGAGCTGAAAGACCAAAGCGAGCGCGGCCTGAACTACGTGGCCTATGACCTCACGTTAGAGTCTGCCAATATAGCTGCCTATGAGCTAGCCCTGAACCAGGGCCGTACAGGAGGCGATCCGGTAAAGGTGACTCCTTCAGCAAATGAGCGGTTGTACCTGCGTCCGGGGAAATATATGGTAGAGATTGAAACCAACGGAAACAAAACCTCGCAGGAGTTTACGTTGAAAGCCCCTGAGCGCCGCGGCAGAGAATAA